In a single window of the Antedon mediterranea chromosome 1, ecAntMedi1.1, whole genome shotgun sequence genome:
- the LOC140063221 gene encoding WD repeat-containing protein 48-like: MAMHHRSQGNPRKKVQVSFVIRDETEKQHRSGVNAVQFDPAMNRLYTAGRDSIIRIWNVNSSQTEASYFQSMEHHTDWVNDIVLCCGGKTLISASSDAMVKVWNAHKGFCMSTLRTHKDYVKALAYAKEKEYVASGGLDKQIFLWDVNTLTALTAANNTVTTSSLSGQKDSIYSLAMNPACSVIVSGSTEKILRVWDPRTCVKMMKLKGHTDNVKALAVNKDATQCLSASSDGTIKLWSLGQQRCIATYRVHNDGVWALRANDAFTVFYSGGRDRNVYATDMRTPNSSALVCKESAPIVKIHLLPDEMSMWVATTKSDLHKWSTKGVQSRLSQQENEDKLVPICSEPSQTIQGGTSIQQYHILNDKRYILTKDSNENVVLWDILKACKVEDLGKVDFDIEIKNKFKMVYVPPWFSVDLKNGMLNIHLEESDAFAAWVCAKDVGLNSIDGGDTKVNFGGLLLQALLEHWPKTHAIEPEEVNGQVNGFDGSTEDVSGERTPMGNGYFSVPGHTPVILSEVNGRTMFRLLCRDAGGDSEQMLLQDTVPQWVNDITVEKTQPKFNKISFFLQPHSTSGAKTLKKDRLSASDMLQIRKVLEHVYEKVLGVENGSQQGMVNGKEQEGQDAASVSNAEEKVELLCQDQVIDPNMDLRTVRYFIWKTGGDLTLNYRYKSTH, translated from the exons ATGGCGATGCATCACAGGTCCCAGGGTAATCCTCGGAAGAAAGTACAG GTCTCATTTGTTATTCGAGATGAAACAGAAAAGCAGCACAGGTCAGGGGTCAATGCAGTACAGTTTGACCCTGCCATGAATAGACTATACACAGCAGGAAGGGATTCAATAATTAGGATATGGAACGTTAATAGTAGTCAAACA GAAGCATCTTATTTTCAGTCTATGGAACACCATACTGATTGGGTGAATGACATTGTGTTATGTTGTGGAGGCAAAACAT TAATATCAGCATCTTCAGATGCTATGGTAAAAGTTTGGAATGCACATAAAGGGTTTTGTATGTCAACATTAAGAACACATAAG GATTATGTAAAAGCATTAGCATATGCAAAAGAAAAGGAATATGTTGCATCAGGTGGGCTTGATAAACAAATATTCTTATGGGATGTGAACACACTAACGGCACTCACAGCAGCAAATAATACAGTAACAA CATCGTCTCTAAGTGGCCAAAAAGAttctatttatagtttagcAATGAATCCAGCTTGCTCGGTCATTGTTTCCGGTTCAACAGAGAAGATTCTGCGGGTGTGGGATCCCAGGACGTGTGTCAAAATGATGAAATTAAAGGGACACACAGACAATGTCAAAGCATTAGCTGTTAATAAAGATGCCACACAA tGTTTGTCAGCAAGTTCAGATGGAACTATCAAACTATGGTCACTAGGTCAACAACGCTGCATAGCAACATACAGGGTTCATAATGATGGGGTGTGGGCGTTACGGGCGAACGACGCCTTCACGGTATTCTACTCTGGCGGTAGGGATCGCAATGTTTATGCGACAGATATGAGAACGCCAAACAGTAGTGCATTAGTCTGCAAGGAATCTGCTCCGATTGTTAAGATACATCTGCTGCCTGATGAGATGTCAATGTGGGTTGCAACAACAAAATCTGATTTACATAAATGG TCTACAAAAGGAGTTCAATCACGGTTATCGCAACAAGAAAATGAAGACAAACTTGTTCCAATCTGTTCTGAGCCTAGTCAAACAATACAAG gtGGTACTAGCATCCAGCAATATCATATTCTTAATGATAAACGATATATACTAACAAAAGATTCAAATGAGAATGTTGTATTGTGGGATATCCTGAAG GCTTGTAAAGTTGAAGATTTGGGCAAAGTAGATTTTGATATAGAAATCAAGAATAAGTTTAAAATGGTGTACGTTCCTCCTTGGTTCAGCGTGGATCTAAAAAATGGG ATGCTAAATATACATCTTGAAGAGTCTGATGCTTTTGCAGCATGGGTTTGTGCAAAAGATGTTGGTTTGAATTCTATAGACGGTGGTGACACCAAAg TGAATTTTGGTGGATTATTACTACAAGCATTGCTGGAACATTGGCCTAAAACACATGCAATAGAACCAGAAGAAGTCAATGGACAAG TAAATGGTTTTGATGGAAGCACTGAAGATGTGAGTGGTGAAAGGACGCCGATGGGTAACGGCTACTTCAGCGTACCAGGACACACGCCTGTCATTCTAAGCGAGGTCAATGGCAGGACGATGTTCAGGTTGCTGTGTCGGGATGCTGGTGGCGATTCGGAACAGATGCTTCTACAGGATACAGTACCACAATGGGTTAATGATATTACAGTTGAG aaaaccCAGCCAAAATTTAATAAGATATCGTTCTTCCTACAACCTCATTCAACTTCCGGTGCAAAAACTCTTAAAAA GGATAGGCTATCAGCTAGCGACATGCTTCAAATACGTAAGGTTCTTGAGCATGTCTACGAGAAGGTTCTTGGAGTAGAGAACGGTAGCCAACAAGGAATGGTGAATGGAAAAGAACAGGAGGGCCAAGATGCTGCTAGTGTAAGCAATGCTGAGGAGAAGGTTGAACTACTATGCCAAGATCAG GTTATAGACCCAAATATGGATTTACGAACTGTACGATATTTCATTTGGAAAACAGGTGGAGATTTAACACTCAATTACAGATACAAATCAACTCACTGA
- the LOC140039383 gene encoding ras-related protein Rab-20-like produces MAASQSGSAKKKADVKVVIVGEAFVGKTTLVKRYIDGEFTHNVGTIGACFSLKQWGQYNIAIWDTAGEERFSGLSSFYCRDASAAILAYDVSNKKTFEMLEKRFLPLLDAAKDDCLFCVTGTKLDLKKAIAKNENNQTDSSHVTKEEAENFALKINEARIKSKMSPVVTPCFETSALTGENVCEVFEYIFEELLPLGKTREVSRGSKKIKDKNIISIDKEEPMTESKKLCC; encoded by the exons AGACGTAAAAGTGGTGATAGTTGGTGAAGCTTTTGTAGGCAAAACAACGCTGGTGAAACGTTACATAGATGGTGAATTTACACATAATGTTGGA ACTATTGGAGCATGCTTTTCTTTAAAACAATGGGGACAGTATAATATCGCAATATGG GACACAGCTGGTGAAGAACGGTTCTCGGGATTAAGCTCATTCTATTGCAGAGATGCTTCGGCTGCAATTTTAGCCTATGATGTCTCAAATAAAAAAACCTTTGAAATGCTAGAGAAACGTTTCTTACCGCTGCTCGATGCTGCAAAAGACGATTGCTTATTTTGCGTTACTGGAACTAAACTCGATCTTAAGAAAGCAATCGcgaaaaatgaaaacaatcaaACCGACTCTAGTCACGTGACTAAAGAAGAGGCAGAAAACTTTGCACTGAAGATTAATGAAGCAAGAATAAAATCTAAAATGTCACCTGTAGTGACACCGTGTTTTGAGACAAGCGCGTTAACGGGTGAAAATGTATGTGAAGTTTTTGAGTATATATTTGAAGAATTATTACCGCTAGGAAAAACAAGGGAGGTATCTAGGGGAAGCAAGAAGATAAAggataaaaacattatttcaatAGATAAAGAAGAACCAATGACAGAAAGTAAGAAACTATGTTGCTGA